The Streptobacillus canis genome window below encodes:
- a CDS encoding DUF6903 family protein → MNKYLKPLLYLILFIFFLKLIVNGQKNVTLQDLGKMLVGLFGLIGLLWAYNRGQQ, encoded by the coding sequence ATGAATAAATATTTAAAACCACTACTTTATTTAATACTATTCATCTTTTTTTTAAAACTAATAGTTAACGGGCAAAAAAATGTTACCCTTCAAGATTTAGGTAAAATGCTTGTTGGATTATTTGGATTAATTGGTCTTTTATGGGCATATAATAGAGGTCAACAATGA